From Anas platyrhynchos isolate ZD024472 breed Pekin duck chromosome 16, IASCAAS_PekinDuck_T2T, whole genome shotgun sequence, a single genomic window includes:
- the FBXO21 gene encoding F-box only protein 21 isoform X1, producing the protein MAAAAGGGGGGGGGGGRPGLAELPGELLELILCCGVLGAADIGRVACTCRRLRDACQPRGKVWRECFRLRWPSLLKYYSHTDGVSWLEEYKARHNAGLEAQRIVASFSKRFFSEHVPCDGFSDIETLGCPSHFFEDELMCILNMEGRKGLTWKYYAKKILYFLRQQNILKNLKEYLQRPTDQQSFLEGAVLIDQYCNPLSDICLKSVQAQVDDITDKVRKVLRTKNARHPSLASKAGEVLIPEVELQRQVLDAMNCVLYEQLKYKGNELDYYNSLNSYIHQVLIRRTGIPISLSVLYLTIARQLGVKLEPVNFPSHFLLRWCQGKEGSTDIFDYTYIDAFGKGKQLTVKECEYLIGHHVTEEFYGVVTSKEVLQRMVGNLLNLGKRESTDQSYQLLRDSLDLYLAMYPDNVQHLMLQARLYFHLGIWPEKVLDILQHIQALDPSQHGAVGYLVQHTLEHIERRKEEVGPEVKHRSDEKHKEVCFSIGLIMKHKRYGYNCVIYGWDPACMMGHEWIRNMNVHSLPHGPHQPFYNVLVEDGSCRYAAQENLEYNSEPREIPHPDIGRYFSEFTGVHYLANTELEIRYPEDLELTRATAQKIYSSGKE; encoded by the exons atggcggcggcggcgggaggaggaggaggaggcggtggcggcggcgggcggccggGCCTGGCGGagctgcccggggagctgctggagctgatcCTGTGCTGCGGGGTGCTGGGCGCCGCCGACATCGGGAGGGTGGCCTGCACCTGCCGCCGCCTGCGGGACGCCTGCCAGCCCCGCGGCAAGGTGTGGCGGGAATGCTTCCGCCTCAG GTGGCCATCGCTGCTGAAATACTACAGCCACACAGACGGTGTTAGCTGGCTTGAAGAATACAAAGCGCGGCACAATGCTGGACTAGAAGCCCAGAGAATTGTAGCTTCGTTCTCCAAAAGGTTCTTTTCAGAGCAC GTCCCCTGTGATGGATTCAGTGACATCGAGACTCTTGGATGCCCAAGTCACTTCTTTGAGGATGAGCTGATGTGTATCCTTAACATGGAAGGAAG GAAAGGCCTCACCTGGAAGTATTATGCAAAGAAAATTCTCTACTTCCTACGGCAACAgaacatattaaaaaatctgAAGGAGTATCTTCAACGCCCTACTGATCAGCAGTCATTTTTAGAGG gtgCCGTTTTAATTGACCAATATTGTAACCCGCTGTCAGACATCTGCTTAAAAAGTGTCCAGGCACAGGTGGATGATATCACTGATAAAGTGCGCAAAGTCCTTCGGACGAAAAATGCGAGGCACCCCAGCTTGGCTTCCAAGGCAG GAGAGGTCCTGATTCCAGAAGTGGAGCTTCAGCGGCAGGTACTTGATGCTATGAATTGTGTCCTGTATGAGCAgttaaaatacaaaggaaatgaGCTGGATTACTATAACTCCCTGAATTCATACATTCACCAG GTTTTGATCCGCAGGACAGGAATTCCCATCAGTTTGTCCGTGCTTTATTTAACAATTGCCAGGCAGCTGGGAGTCAAACTTGAGCCAGTCAACTTCCCTAGTCATTTTCTGCTGCGATGGTGtcaaggaaaagaagg AAGCACAGATATTTTTGACTACACTTACATTGACGCCTTTGGGAAGGGGAAGCAGCTGACCGTGAAGGAGTGCGAGTACCTTATAGGCCACCACGTGACGGAGGAGTTCTATGGGGTGGTGACTTCGAAGGAGGTCCTGCAGCGCATGGTGGGAAACCTCTTAAACCTGGGCAAGCG AGAAAGCACTGATCAGTCTTATCAACTCTTGAGAGACTCGTTGGATCTGTACCTGGCCATGTATCCGGACAATGTGCAGCATCTAATGCTCCAGGCTAGGTTATACTTCCACCTGGGAATCTGGCCAGAAAAG GTTCTGGACATCTTGCAGCACATTCAGGCCTTGGATCCATCCCAGCATGGGGCGGTCGGGTACTTGGTTCAGCATACCCTAGAGCATATTGAGCGTcggaaggaggaggtgggacCCGAGGTGAAGCACCGCTCGGATGAGAAACACAAAGAGGTCTGCTTTTCCATTGGGCTGATTATGAAACACAAGAG ATATGGCTACAACTGCGTCATCTACGGCTGGGATCCTGCCTGCATGATGGGACATGAATGGATCCGAAACATGAATGTCCACAGCCTCCCACATGGCCCCCACCAGCCTTTCTACAACGTGCTAGTGGAAGATGGCTCTTGCAGATACGCTGCTCAAG